In a single window of the Candidatus Krumholzibacteriia bacterium genome:
- a CDS encoding sugar phosphate nucleotidyltransferase yields MKAIIPAAGVGTRLRPHTYSTPKALLPVAGRPVLAHILDSLVGLGLEKVVLVVGYLGDEILDWVRKNYELEVEFVLQEKREGLGHAFLMAMEKASLREGPAVGVLGDTIFKADLAQFLSLGSHAMGVKRVEDPRRFGVAELEGGRISNLVEKPEHPKSDLALVGLYSFSDLAPLYRALSDIVARDQRTRGEYQLTDGLQAMIDAGEELLPFEIENWYDVGKPETWLKTNRVLLESAAKLEARDGVEIIPPVYLHPDAIVEESRIGPHVSVGAGSRVISSRIENSVIDEGCRVTDSTLSASLLGANCEVSRAEGQVILGNESVFMGGKE; encoded by the coding sequence ATGAAAGCCATCATCCCGGCGGCGGGAGTCGGAACCCGGCTTCGACCGCACACCTACAGCACTCCCAAGGCACTCCTGCCCGTGGCAGGACGCCCCGTATTGGCGCACATTCTGGACTCTCTCGTGGGGCTCGGACTGGAGAAAGTGGTTCTTGTGGTGGGCTATCTCGGGGATGAGATTCTCGACTGGGTTCGCAAGAACTACGAACTGGAAGTGGAGTTCGTTCTTCAGGAGAAACGCGAGGGTCTCGGCCACGCCTTTCTCATGGCCATGGAGAAGGCCTCCCTGAGGGAAGGTCCGGCCGTGGGCGTGCTGGGCGATACGATTTTCAAGGCGGATCTTGCACAGTTTCTTTCTCTGGGCTCCCATGCGATGGGGGTCAAGCGGGTGGAGGATCCCCGGCGTTTCGGGGTAGCCGAACTCGAAGGCGGTCGCATCAGCAATCTGGTGGAAAAGCCGGAGCATCCAAAGAGCGATCTGGCTCTTGTCGGTCTTTATTCTTTCAGTGACCTGGCTCCTCTCTATCGAGCATTGTCGGATATTGTGGCTCGCGACCAGCGGACCCGGGGGGAATACCAGTTGACCGATGGCTTGCAGGCCATGATTGATGCGGGCGAGGAACTTCTCCCCTTCGAAATCGAGAACTGGTATGATGTCGGAAAGCCGGAAACCTGGCTCAAGACAAACCGGGTTCTTCTGGAAAGCGCCGCCAAACTTGAGGCGCGGGATGGTGTGGAGATCATTCCTCCGGTCTATCTTCATCCGGACGCCATTGTGGAAGAGAGCAGGATCGGTCCCCATGTCTCTGTGGGTGCCGGATCAAGGGTCATTTCCAGCCGGATCGAGAACTCGGTGATCGACGAGGGTTGCCGAGTGACAGATAGTACATTGTCTGCTTCCCTGCTGGGCGCAAACTGCGAAGTTTCCAGAGCCGAAGGGCAAGTGATTTTGGGAAACGAGTCCGTCTTCATGGGCGGGAAAGAATAG
- the metK gene encoding methionine adenosyltransferase, with protein sequence MAERHLFTSESVTEGHPDKVADQISDAILDAILEEDRSARVACETLVTTGTAIIAGEITTKAWVDIPKIVRETIAEIGYTSSDMGFDSHTCAVLTCIDKQSPDINQGVDRSDGKPQGAGDQGMMFGYACKETPELMPLPIVLAHQLTKRLADLRKNGELPMARPDGKSQVTVEYEGNKPLRIDTVVLATQHDEEWEVENLRREVKEKVILPVLKKSGYDFDGCKFHINGTDSFVIGGPMGDAGLTGRKIIVDTYGGKGSHGGGAFSGKDPSKVDRSASYMARYIAKNLVSADLADEVEVQLAYGIAVPEPVSVMVDSFGTGKVSDALLQEAVRKVFDLRPALIIEHLNLLCPQYRKTAAYGHFGREDQGFRWEDTDKAEELKQALEAAMSQGS encoded by the coding sequence GTGGCCGAAAGACACCTCTTCACATCCGAGTCTGTAACCGAGGGGCACCCCGACAAGGTTGCGGACCAGATTTCCGATGCAATTCTGGATGCGATTCTTGAGGAAGATCGAAGTGCCCGCGTTGCCTGCGAGACCCTGGTCACCACGGGGACGGCGATTATTGCCGGGGAGATCACGACGAAAGCCTGGGTGGACATTCCAAAGATCGTGCGGGAGACCATTGCGGAGATCGGCTATACGAGTTCCGACATGGGCTTTGACAGCCATACCTGTGCGGTGCTGACCTGCATCGACAAGCAGAGCCCCGACATCAATCAGGGCGTGGACCGAAGTGACGGGAAGCCACAGGGCGCCGGGGATCAGGGCATGATGTTTGGCTATGCCTGCAAGGAGACCCCTGAGTTGATGCCTCTTCCCATCGTCCTGGCTCACCAGCTCACAAAGCGCCTGGCAGACCTCAGAAAGAACGGAGAGCTTCCCATGGCTCGCCCGGACGGGAAAAGCCAGGTGACCGTTGAGTATGAGGGAAACAAGCCCCTGCGAATCGATACCGTGGTTCTGGCTACTCAGCACGACGAAGAATGGGAAGTCGAGAATCTGCGCAGAGAGGTTAAGGAGAAAGTGATCCTCCCTGTTCTCAAGAAAAGTGGATATGACTTTGATGGTTGCAAGTTCCATATCAACGGAACGGACAGCTTCGTCATTGGTGGTCCGATGGGGGACGCCGGACTTACTGGACGGAAGATCATCGTGGATACATACGGCGGGAAGGGCAGCCACGGCGGGGGAGCCTTCAGCGGCAAGGATCCTTCCAAGGTGGATCGCTCGGCTTCCTACATGGCTCGCTACATTGCCAAGAATCTTGTGTCTGCGGATCTTGCCGATGAGGTCGAGGTTCAGTTGGCCTATGGAATTGCTGTGCCGGAGCCGGTCAGCGTGATGGTCGACAGCTTCGGGACTGGAAAAGTGAGCGATGCTTTGCTTCAGGAAGCGGTGCGCAAGGTCTTCGACCTCCGCCCGGCACTGATTATCGAGCATCTGAATCTCCTTTGCCCCCAGTACCGCAAGACTGCGGCCTACGGTCACTTTGGAAGGGAAGATCAGGGCTTCCGCTGGGAAGACACCGACAAGGCAGAAGAACTGAAGCAGGCTCTTGAGGCCGCAATGAGTCAGGGATCCTGA
- a CDS encoding SIS domain-containing protein, with translation MTRNSDPGILDDAARRIAGDPEGMLDHLRDFPSMLREALELPLQDVPPRPARFLVGGMGGSSIASEILAGFWRATGGPELIAIRDYALPPSREGDLFLACSYSGNTEETLSLYSEARDRDLPRFGMCSGGMLAENLREDGLLRLPVPEGKPPRAALPYMLGRLLRLSGEWGFGLSQEEIVDLHESLSKTLDLCHPDRPLVGNPAKGAAELLGEFRPVLVALSPAYEAVATRLRGQFEENAKRSSLSRSLPELHHNSWIPWTGDPDPPGAALWIGESDAHSRTLLRRELSEEILRERKLPGINIPSSGHFLFSRLLTSVLFGDFITVYHALMRGEEPTHVRPLSAMKERLSKTGTQES, from the coding sequence ATGACTCGGAACAGTGATCCCGGCATTCTGGATGATGCTGCAAGAAGAATCGCCGGAGACCCGGAGGGGATGCTCGATCATCTCCGGGATTTCCCGTCCATGCTGCGAGAAGCCCTGGAGCTTCCCCTACAGGATGTACCGCCCCGGCCTGCCCGTTTTCTTGTGGGAGGAATGGGAGGCTCTTCCATTGCTTCGGAAATCCTGGCCGGATTCTGGCGTGCCACCGGAGGGCCGGAACTGATTGCGATTCGTGACTATGCCCTTCCCCCGAGCCGCGAGGGCGATCTTTTTCTTGCCTGTAGTTACTCGGGGAACACGGAAGAAACCCTGTCTCTCTATTCGGAGGCCCGCGACCGGGACCTTCCACGCTTCGGAATGTGCTCGGGGGGAATGCTGGCGGAGAACTTGCGGGAGGATGGTCTTCTGCGATTGCCGGTTCCTGAAGGAAAACCTCCACGGGCCGCCCTTCCCTACATGCTGGGACGACTTCTCCGTCTTTCCGGGGAGTGGGGCTTCGGGCTTTCGCAGGAAGAGATCGTGGATCTTCACGAGTCTTTGTCGAAGACCCTTGATCTCTGTCACCCGGATCGCCCGCTCGTGGGGAATCCCGCCAAGGGAGCCGCAGAACTACTCGGGGAATTTCGACCGGTTCTCGTGGCTCTCAGTCCTGCTTATGAAGCAGTAGCCACCCGTCTTCGCGGGCAGTTTGAAGAAAACGCAAAGAGATCGTCCCTCTCCCGTTCCCTGCCCGAGTTGCATCATAACAGCTGGATTCCCTGGACCGGGGACCCGGATCCTCCGGGCGCGGCGCTCTGGATCGGCGAGAGCGATGCACATTCCCGGACTCTCCTTCGCAGGGAATTGAGCGAGGAGATCCTGAGAGAGAGAAAGCTGCCCGGGATCAACATTCCCTCTTCCGGCCATTTCCTCTTCAGCAGACTGTTGACAAGTGTCCTGTTTGGCGATTTTATAACAGTCTATCATGCACTCATGCGTGGGGAAGAGCCGACCCATGTGCGTCCCCTCTCTGCCATGAAAGAACGCCTGAGTAAAACAGGGACACAGGAATCGTAA